From the Ascochyta rabiei chromosome 14, complete sequence genome, one window contains:
- a CDS encoding Mannosyl-oligosaccharide 1,2-alpha-mannosidase, with amino-acid sequence MYTTRDPFNLRSKASKAAPSAFSLLQNAATRTSQAVESTKQSTKQAVEATRQALHDSDMSFAVPRNIESASRRFEENVWNKVTGNEKGLPMYKDKPAGYGYGGGRGKRGFVRSNKGLATIALLALGFLYWMVVPRSSQSPAARLGAGRSWFGGSAASRKALVWEKRRQEVKDAFLLSWNAYEEHGWGYDEYHPVSKNGRYMAEPNGLGWIIVDALDTMMLMNLTRELRHAREWVSTTLDYDKDQDVNTFETTIRMLGGLLSAHYLQDVFPALKPDNSNEEDLFLEKATDLADRLMGAYESPSGIPWASVRLKDSKGEASHADGGASSTAEATTLQLEMKYLAYLTGESHYWEKAEKVMQVVDDNGAKDGLVPIFIYADRGTFRGSEIRLGSRGDSYYEYLIKQYLQTQKQEPIYLDMWDETLRGVKQHLLAYTKDAHLTVLAERPGGLDGQLHPKMDHLVCFMPGTIALAQTSGLSLSDAQKLPSWGKAQEENMLLARELMKTCMGMYRSTATGLSPEIAHFELDDEPKMYHTEVLASKTELEADTPEGEGWKKDFIIKPADAHNLQRPETVESLFYMWRITGDEMYREWGWEMFSAFKNHTAIEGGGGYTSVNDVTKVPPPSRDNMESFWLAETLKYFYLLFGPDDVLPLDQIVLNTEAHAFPRFDASKKRFKTGWARIPRDAKGEMILKKEDEKKEDAAKESTGGSSSLG; translated from the exons ATGTACACAACACGCGACCCGTTCAACCTCCGCAGCAAAGCATCCAAAGCAGCGCCCTCGGCCTTCTCGCTCCTCCAGAACGCCGCCACGCGCACTTCGCAGGCCGTCGAGTCGACCAAGCAATCGACCAAGCAGGCCGTCGAGGCTACCAGGCAGGCGCTCCACGACTCCGACATGTCCTTCGCTGTCCCGCGCAACATTGAGTCTGCATCACGCCGCTTCGAGGAGAATGTCTGGAACAAGGTCACGGGGAACGAGAAAGGCTTGCCGATGTACAAGGACAAGCCTGCGGGATATGGGTACGGGGGTGGCAGGGGGAAGAGGGGATTCGTGAGGAGCAACAAGGGCCTGGCCACAATCGCACTGCTGGCGCTGGGCTTCCTGTACTGGATGGTGGTGCCGCGCTCGAGCCAGTCTCCAGCTGCAAGACTGGGCGCTGGGAGGAGCTGGTTCGGTGGAAGCGCAGCAAGCAGGAAAGCCCTAGTCTGGGAGAAGAGGAGACAGGAAGTCAAAGACGCCTTCCTGCTCAGCTGGAACGCATACGAGGAGCACGGGTGGGGCTACGACGAATACCACCCCGTCTCCAAGAACGGTCGATACATGGCAGAGCCCAATGGCCTGGGCTGGATCATCGTCGATGCGCTGGACACCATGATGCTCATGAACCTGACCAGGGAGCTCAGGCACGCGCGCGAGTGGGTTTCGACGACCCTGGACTACGACAAGGACCAGGACGTCAACACTTTTGAGACCACAATACGAATGCTCGGAGGACTGCTGTCTGCGCACTACCTGCAGGATGTTTTCCCTGCGCTGAAGCCCGACAACTCCAACGAGGAGGACCTCTTCCTTGAGAAAGCCACCGACCTCGCAGACCGCCTCATGGGCGCCTACGAGTCTCCATCTGGCATCCCCTGGGCCAGTGTGCGTCTCAAGGACAGCAAAGGCGAAGCCTCGCACGCCGACGGCGGCGCCTCGTCGACCGCCGAAGCGACCACGTTGCAGCTCGAAATGAAATACCTCGCCTACCTCACGGGAGAATCGCACTACTGGGAGAAAGCAGAGAAGGTGATGCAGGTCGTCGACGACAACGGCGCCAAAGACGGACTCGTCCCAATCTTCATCTACGCTGATCGTGGCACCTTCAGGGGCAGCGAGATTCGCCTGGGCTCTCGGGGAGATAGTTACTACGAGTATCTCATCAAGCAATACCTTCAGACTCAGAAGCAAGAGCCCATCTACTTGGACATGTGGGACGAGACCCTTCGAGGCGTGAAGCAACACCTCCTCGCCTACACAAAGGACGCCCACCTGACAGTCCTTGCCGAGCGTCCCGGCGGGTTAGACGGACAGCTGCACCCGAAAATGGACCATCTGGTGTGCTTCATGCCCGGCACCATTGCTCTCGCGCAGACTTCTGGCCTCTCGCTCTCCGACGCCCAAAAGCTACCTTCCTGGGGCAAAGCGCAGGAAGAGAACATGCTGCTCGCGCGCGAGCTGATGAAGACCTGCATGGGTATGTACCGCTCCACTGCCACTGGATTGTCACCAGAGATCGCACACTTCGAGCTCGACGACGAGCCGAAAATGTACCATACAGAGGTGCTCGCTTCCAAGACGGAGTTGGAGGCTGATACGCCGGAGGGAGAAGGGTGGAAGAAGGACTTCATCATCAAACCGGCTGATGCGCACAACCTCCAACGACCTGAGACCGTAGAGTCGCTGTTTTACATGTGGCGCATTACTGGAGACGAGATGTATAGAGAATGGGGGTGGGAGATGTTCTCGGCCTTCAAGAACCACACTGCCATCGAGGGTGGCGGTGGCTACACCTCTGTGAATGACGTGACAAAGGTCCCGCCGCCGAGCAGGGACAACATGGAAAGCTTCTGGCTG GCCGAAACTCTCAAGTACTTCTACCTCCTCTTCGGGCCCGACGATGTCCTGCCGCTCGACCAGATCGTGCTGAATACGGAAGCGCATGCCTTCCCGCGCTTCGATGCGAGTAAGAAGCGGTTCAAGACGGGGTGGGCGAGGATACCGAGGGATGCAAAGGGAGAGATGATTTTGAAGAAGGAAgacgagaagaaggaagatGCGGCGAAGGAGAGCACGGGGGGCTCGAGCAGCCTTGGCTGA
- a CDS encoding Superoxide dismutase yields the protein MTVLRCLARRPAATPFRAAASAASVCRAATRQTAAAPPPARSLYTVPTLANHDQLTANGVPGLFSKQAFRTAYTQYQQHIIDELNDSTAGTPFEGQDTKSLTIEFARDPTRAYGFNLASMAFNNHFFFRGLNTNPDVLSAPPSDLAIQIKRDFSSMDTLRATFLATAEAMFGPGFVWLVQTKDTELGSLRILPTYLAGSPLSGAHYRRQSHDLNTHNPDSYAAVNKVGKFGHAAQHDARPKKPLGGVDVVPLLCVNTWEHAWLHDYGVKGKAAYLRAWWDKIDWDVVRQGATISPVENRSNQFMYK from the exons ATGACGGTTCTGCGGTGCCTAGCCAGACGGCCCGCCGCCACGCCTTTCCGGGCTGCGGCCTCGGCTGCGAGCGTATGC AGAGCAGCAACACGAcaaacagcagcagcaccgcCGCCCGCCCGCAGCCTCTACACCGTCCCCACGCTCGCCAACCACGACCAGCTCACGGCCAATGGCGTCCCCGGCCTCTTCTCCAAGCAGGCCTTCCGCACCGCCTACACGCAGTACCAGCAGCACATCATCGACGAGCTCAACGACTCCACCGCCGGCACCCCGTTCGAGGGCCAGGACACCAAGTCGCTGACCATCGAGTTCGCCCGCGACCCCACCAGGGCCTACGGCTTCAACCTCGCCAGCATGGCCTTCAACAACCACTTCTTCTTCCGCGGCCTCAACACAAACCCAGACGTGCTCTCGGCGCCCCCGTCCGACCTCGCCATCCAGATCAAGCGCGACTTCTCCTCTATGGACACCCTGCGCGCCACCTTCCTCGCCACCGCAGAGGCCATGTTCGGCCCGGGCTTCGTCTGGCTCGTCCAGACAAAGGACACGGAGCTGGGCAGCTTGCGCATCCTCCCCACCTACCTGGCCGGCTCGCCGCTCTCGGGCGCCCACTACCGCCGCCAGTCGCACGACCTGAACACACACAACCCCGACTCGTACGCCGCCGTCAACAAGGTCGGCAAGTTTGGCCACGCCGCCCAACACGACGCCCGCCCCAAGAAGCCCCTGGGCGGCGTCGACGTCGTCCCGCTGCTGTGCGTCAACACCTGGGAGCACGCCTGGCTGCACGACTACGGCGTCAAGGGCAAGGCCGCCTACCTGCGCGCCTGGTGGGACAAGATCGACTGGGACGTGGTCAGGCAGGGCGCCACCATCTCGCCCGTCGAGAACAGGAGCAACCAGTTCATGTACAAGTAG
- a CDS encoding Peptidylprolyl isomerase has translation MQHVQPELRASSSQHQGPTSVPKLRSAKACSHLRRSFALSPLSGDVPADKTHLWWLCTSDPLRLPLHPRTQPTMSLRALSSLPRISRTTTITNATSTSTSTSTSTSTKFFFHNTARNMGVQKTILVEGNGPSPQQGDTVTMLYTGWLKEAGKKDSKGKQFDTTEKPGRGPFKTPIGVGRVIKGWDEGVVQMKLGEKARLDISSDFAYGSQDVGGGLIPANSELIFEVELKKIN, from the exons ATGCAGCATGTTCAGCCTGAGCTCCGGGCATCCAGCTCCCAGCATCAGGGTCCCACGTCCGTGCCGAAGCTCAGATCGGCGAAGGCGTGCTCCCACCTGCGCCGATCATTTGCTCTCTCCCCCCTCAGCGGCGACGTTCCTGCAGACAAGACGCATCTCTGGTGGCTGTGCACTTCTGACCCACTACGACTACCCCTCCACCCGCGCACCCAACCGACCATGTCCTTGCGAGCCCTCTCTTCTCTCCCACGCATCTCccgcaccaccaccatcaccaacgctaccagcaccagcaccagcaccagcaccagcaccagcaccaagTTCTTCTTCCACAACACAGCTCGCAACATGGGTGTCCAGAAGACCATTCTCGTCGAGGGCAACGGCCCGTCCCCGCAGCAGGGCGACACCGTCACGATGCTGTACACAGGCTGGCTCAAGGAGGCCGGCAAGAAGGACAGCAAGGGCAAGCAGTTCGACACGACGGAGAAGCCTGGCCGCGGGCCTTTCAAGACGCCTATTGGTGTTGGCCGCGTTATCAAGG GCTGGGACGAGGGCGTCGTGCAGATGAAGCTCGGCGAGAAGGCCAGGCTGGACATCAGCTCCGACTTTGCCTACGGCAGCCA GGACGTCGGCGGCGGACTGATCCCGGCCAACTCTGAGCTCATCTTCGAGGTGGAGCTGAAGAAGATCAACTGA
- a CDS encoding Ulp1 peptidase — MPGGLSRLMDKGRHHFNKTLSPTDDAYLSYHDIRLMRTDVESIKDDWLTDNAIAFWQEYLEREDLKAFPKACIVLLRPSMSFMLMNTPEPLSLKEALPNFSTTTHVFLPINDNADVTAAEGGSHWSLLLVSVIDGVAFHYDSMSASNDREARSTTMKMEQLLGKRLRFIPMHDSPQQENGSDCGVFVCVLMKHLLLKRLLRADASRKISMSMKDAHINARDGRKQMLKVIEERKKEGERRRSRSHSPYRPHSAQSKSPPRIGAEQEEEKQH, encoded by the exons ATGCCCGGCGGTCTCAGCCGGCTAATGGACAAGGGCAGACACCACTTCAACAAGACCCTGAGTCCAACCGACGATGCGTACCTCTCTT ACCACGATATAAGGT TGATGCGAACGGATGTCGAGAGCATCAAGGATGACTGGCTCACGGACAAT GCTATTGCATTCTGGCAAGA ATACCTCGAGCGCGAAGACCTGAAAGCCTTTCCCAAAGCCTGCATCGTACTCCTCCGCCCGTCCATGAGCTTCATGCTCATGAATACACCCGAGCCGCTCTCCCTCAAAGAAGCCCTTCCGAACTTCAGCACCACCACGCACGTCTTCCTGCCAATAAACGACAACGCCGACGTGACAGCCGCAGAAGGCGGGTCACACTGGTCACTACTGCTCGTCTCTGTTATCGACGGTGTAGCGTTCCACTACGATTCCATGTCTGCGTCCAACGACCGAGAAGCACGGAGCACAACGATGAAGATGGAACAACTGCTTGGAAAGAGGCTGCGCTTCATACCAATGCACGACTCACCGCAGCAGGAAAACGGCAGCGATTGCGGCGTCTTTGTGTGCGTGCTGATGAAGCATCTCCTGCTTAAGAGGCTATTGAGGGCAGATGCAAGCCGAAAGATCAGCATGAGCATGAAGGACGCACACATCAACGCACGCGATGGGCGTAAGCAGATGCTGAAGGTCATTGAGGAGAGGAAGAAGGAAGGCGAGAGAAGGCGGTC ACGCAGTCACTCGCCGTACAGACCGCATTCGGCGCAGTCCAAGAGTCCACCTCGCATCGGCGCGGAGCAGGAAGAGGAGAAGCAGCACTGA